Proteins encoded together in one Impatiens glandulifera chromosome 1, dImpGla2.1, whole genome shotgun sequence window:
- the LOC124919767 gene encoding histone H1-like produces MATEEPIVAVEAPSVVEENSPAVKVQPEVKAVKATKPKKTRNPSSHPTYIDMITEAIVTLKERNGSSQYAIAKHIEEKQKQLPSNFKKMLLVQLKKLVASGKLVKVKSSFKLPSARTKESKPAAKKSVKPKAKPVEKKKAPVKTKAAKSAPKAKPKVAAAKSEVLAKPKPASKAKPAAKPKASKAKPAAKPKAAATAKPKAATVKVARTSTRTSPGKRTAAAALKPAPKKSPAKKVAIAKTVKPKIVKSPVKKTVTRRGKK; encoded by the exons ATGGCGACTGAAGAACCCATTGTGGCGGTTGAGGCTCCTTCTGTTGTTGAAGAGAATTCCCCGGCGGTGAAGGTTCAGCCAGAGGTGAAGGCTGTAAAAGCAACTAAGCCGAAGAAGACGAGAAACCCATCTTCTCATCCTACTTATATCGAT ATGATTACCGAGGCGATTGTGACCCTGAAGGAGAGGAATGGATCGAGTCAGTACGCAATCGCGAAGCATATCGAGGAGAAGCAGAAACAGCTTCCTTCTAATTTTAAGAAGATGTTGTTGGTTCAACTTAAGAAACTTGTTGCCTCTGGAAAATTGGTGAAGGTGAAGAGTTCCTTCAAGCTTCCATCTGCTCGTACAAAGGAGTCCAAACCTGCTGCTAAGAAGTCTGTGAAGCCCAAGGCAAAACCCGTTGAGAAGAAGAAAGCTCCAGTCAAGACTAAGGCTGCCAAATCAGCCCCTAAGGCCAAACCAAAGGTGGCTGCTGCTAAATCTGAAGTTTTGGCCAAACCAAAACCGGCTTCTAAGGCGAAACCTGCAGCTAAACCCAAAGCTTCTAAGGCTAAACCTGCTGCCAAGCCCAAAgctgctgctactgccaagccGAAGGCAGCGACTGTGAAGGTTGCCAGGACATCAACAAGAACATCTCCAGGGAAAAGAACTGCTGCTGCTGCTCTGAAGCCAGCTCCAAAGAAATCACCGGCTAAGAAGGTTGCTATTGCCAAGACTGTTAAGCCAAAGATAGTAAAGTCACCGGTGAAGAAAACTGTTACAAGAAGGGGAAAGAAATGA